In Notolabrus celidotus isolate fNotCel1 chromosome 10, fNotCel1.pri, whole genome shotgun sequence, one DNA window encodes the following:
- the LOC117819701 gene encoding gamma-crystallin M2-like isoform X2: protein MQQVGGESKFWNWISRHYQSCLLERDLHETPDFTELGWITFYEDKNFQGRSYECDTDCPDMHPHFSRCNSIKVESGCWVLYEKPNYTGYQYVLTRGEYPDYQRWMGYNDTIRSCRTFSYTREGPYRLRIYERPNFQGETMEFSEDCESVQDHFRSPDIQSCNVMEGYWTMYEHPNYRGRQYFMKPGEYRKFSDWGATCATTGSFRRITDF, encoded by the exons ATGCAACAAGTAGGAGGAGAGTCAAAGTTTTGGAACTGGATTTCGAGACACTATCAGAGTTGTCTTCTTGAACGTGACCTGCATGAGACTCCAGATTTCACTGAGCTTGGTTGG ATCACATTCTATGAGGACAAAAACTTCCAGGGCCGTTCCTATGAGTGCGACACCGACTGCCCTGACATGCACCCCCACTTCAGCCGCTGCAACTCCATCAAGGTGGAGAGCGGCTGCTGGGTGCTGTACGAGAAGCCCAACTACACGGGCTACCAGTACGTCCTAACCAGGGGAGAGTACCCGGACTACCAGCGCTGGATGGGCTACAATGACACCATCCGCTCATGCCGGACCTTCTCCTAC ACCAGAGAAGGCCCTTACCGCCTTCGCATCTACGAGCGTCCAAACTTCCAGGGTGAGACGATGGAGTTCAGCGAAGACTGCGAGTCAGTGCAGGATCACTTCCGCAGCCCCGACATCCAGTCCTGCAACGTCATGGAGGGCTACTGGACCATGTACGAGCACCCCAACTACCGCGGCCGCCAGTACTTCATGAAGCCCGGAGAGTACCGCAAGTTCAGCGACTGGGGGGCCACGTGTGCCACGACCGGATCCTTCAGGAGAATCACTGATTTTTAG
- the LOC117819701 gene encoding gamma-crystallin M2-like isoform X1, with protein sequence MHSRVLLHRSSKYLVPTPFHKIRGPIIEPWGTPDLSVAAAEEVHLPIKDSRMHMHRPRIKTFGSDDRDVKSPLIENTTKVGSAKLLIEVYIEELCSGYMRPSISQRGLTPAAACRMSSKITFYEDKNFQGRSYECDTDCPDMHPHFSRCNSIKVESGCWVLYEKPNYTGYQYVLTRGEYPDYQRWMGYNDTIRSCRTFSYTREGPYRLRIYERPNFQGETMEFSEDCESVQDHFRSPDIQSCNVMEGYWTMYEHPNYRGRQYFMKPGEYRKFSDWGATCATTGSFRRITDF encoded by the exons ATGCACAGTAGAGTTCTCTTGCACAGATCCTCCAAATATCTGGTCCCTACTCCCTTTCATAAAATCAGAGGTCCCATCATTGAGCCCTGGGGAACTCCGGATTTAAGTGTTGCCGCTGCAGAAGAGGTGCATCTGCCAATCAAGGACTCAAGGATGCACATGCACAG GCCCAGGATCAAGACTTTTGGCAGCGATGACAGGGACGTTAAATCCCCGCTCATTGAAAATACAACCAAAGTGGGATCTGCTAAGCTTTTGATTGAGGTTTATATAGAGGAGCTTTGCTCCGGCTACATGAGACCATCGATTTCACAGAGGGGACTGACTCCAGCGGCCGCCTGCAGGATGAGTAGTAAG ATCACATTCTATGAGGACAAAAACTTCCAGGGCCGTTCCTATGAGTGCGACACCGACTGCCCTGACATGCACCCCCACTTCAGCCGCTGCAACTCCATCAAGGTGGAGAGCGGCTGCTGGGTGCTGTACGAGAAGCCCAACTACACGGGCTACCAGTACGTCCTAACCAGGGGAGAGTACCCGGACTACCAGCGCTGGATGGGCTACAATGACACCATCCGCTCATGCCGGACCTTCTCCTAC ACCAGAGAAGGCCCTTACCGCCTTCGCATCTACGAGCGTCCAAACTTCCAGGGTGAGACGATGGAGTTCAGCGAAGACTGCGAGTCAGTGCAGGATCACTTCCGCAGCCCCGACATCCAGTCCTGCAACGTCATGGAGGGCTACTGGACCATGTACGAGCACCCCAACTACCGCGGCCGCCAGTACTTCATGAAGCCCGGAGAGTACCGCAAGTTCAGCGACTGGGGGGCCACGTGTGCCACGACCGGATCCTTCAGGAGAATCACTGATTTTTAG